A region from the Panicum hallii strain FIL2 chromosome 1, PHallii_v3.1, whole genome shotgun sequence genome encodes:
- the LOC112887270 gene encoding formin-like protein 7 isoform X4, translating to MALFRKFFYKKPPDGLLLITDNIYVFDHCFSMKEMEDDHFEAHIRGIAADLLENCRDHSFMVSNFGTRKEESPIYHILSEYGMTVLDYPGHYEGCPLLTMEMIHCILKSSESWLSLGQHNLLLMHCEKGSWPVLAFMLAALLIYLGQYSDEQKTLDMLYKQSSLELLEIFSPLNPMPSQIRYLRYISMKNVMPEWPPADRALTLDCVILRMIPNFQGQGGFRPIFRIYGPDPLMPPDQTPKVLFSTPKKSNLVRFYSQADELVKINLQCHVQGDVVLECINLYEDLDREEMVFRIMFNTAFIRSNILMLNHDHVDMLWNAKDQFPKDFRFELLHMLQQSLLFIKRNKDLGLKNLLRS from the exons ATGGCGCTGTTCCGGAAGTTTTTCTATAAGAAGCCGCCCGATGGGCTGCTCCTCATCACGGACAACATATACG TTTTTGATCATTGCTTCTCCATGAAAGAGATGGAAGATGACCATTTTGAAGCTCATATTAGAGGCATTGCAGCAGATCTTCTGGAAAATTGTCGTGATCACTCATTCATGGTCTCAAATTTTGGGACTAGGAAGGAAGAAAGCCCTATATACCACATTTTATCTGAGTATGGTATGACTGTATTGGACTACCCTGGTCACTATGAGGGATGTCCACTCCTCACCATGGAAATGATTCACTGCATCTTGAAGTCCAGCGAAAGCTGGCTTTCCTTGGGTCAGCATAACTTACTGCTAATGCACTGTGAAAAAGGGAGCTGGCCTGTTCTGGCTTTCATGTTAGCTGCTCTTCTAATATACCTGGGGCAGTATTCCGATGAGCAGAAAACACTGGATATGCTATACAAACAATCATCTTTGGAGCTTTTGGAAATCTTTTCACCTCTGAATCCTATGCCTTCTCAAATAAGATATTTGCGCTATATCTCAATGAAGAATGTCATGCCTGAGTGGCCTCCAGCTGATAGGGCCCTCACATTAGATTGTGTTATTTTGAGGATGATTCCAAATTTTCAAGGTCAAGGTGGTTTCCGTCCAATATTCAGGATATATGGCCCAGATCCACTCATGCCCCCTGATCAGACTCCAAAAGTTCTTTTTTCAACTCCAAAGAAAAGCAACCTTGTCCGTTTTTACTCACAG GCAGATGAACTGGTGAAAATAAACCTTCAATGTCATGTCCAAGGAGATGTTGTCCTAGAGTGTATCAATTTGTATGAGGATCTGGATCGTGAGGAGATGGTTTTCCGGATCATGTTCAATACAGCATTCATCCGGTCGAACATCTTGATGCTTAACCATGATCATGTAGACATGTTATGGAATGCAAAAGACCAATTCCCTAAAGATTTTCGGTTTGAG TTACTTCACATGTTACAACAGAGCCTGTTATTCATCAAGAGAAACAAGGACTTGGGGTTGAAGAATTTGCTAAGGTCCTAG
- the LOC112887299 gene encoding ubiquitin carboxyl-terminal hydrolase 23-like gives MGEAAAADELLHRRIEFHAATRHHPPSAAAVAMPGGFRMERSLFAGADKRVAAARDGPEGRVFENGESSGGEFELRAARFYLRRIGAGLHNLGNTCYLNSVLQCLTYTEPFVAYLQSSKHRSSCRTAGFCALCGLQNHVSSALRSTGKILTPVQFVKNLRYISRSFRNSRQEDAHELMVSLLESMHKCCLPSGIPSESPSAYEKSLVHRIFGGRLISQVRCTRCSHCSNKFDPFLDLSLEIGNAATLMKALYNFTEEELLDGGEKHYSCQQCKQKVAAKKRFLIDKAPSVLIIHLKRFSPFNPLQKIDKKVDFQTTLNLKPFVSNSEGTDLKYSLYGVLVHAGWNTQSGHYYCFVRTSSGLWHNLDDNQVRQVREADVLRQKAYMLFYVRDEVRSSVIHKGNGAASLSEKEMISKKIACMNGAIRSGLVEKTLYFPSMSKEDMKLQKHDPDNGQPSDITATSQDQCSNEHSTTEVINALTSKNNEPEEKAPHALPDSVDTLSTKAEQITLVVQREIISPGQPDVCILEMKSQKLNPDNGESNNISASSQEQCSNEHGNTEVTKDSTSQNNEPVQKASCSHLAGTATFSTKPEQTALANQRETTSTAQPNVCIICDASSDQKVYEKPLQELQLEPDGALPDSGKDFPASALPDACSLCDASSDQKAYENPLQDLQIEPDGALIDSGKYNPASVFQSCNGADGLLRANEQANEPRTDAFCKPTPNSDATIITPVVLTEDTAVSDDTITGNDDSTNGNEAKGTEPVKQYDGLVVVKDLSAETIDDKVTAEEQTAVQNNTLGDGQSMVKEVSLMETGHKTGHMADAEYQYNSLDTGGVNSEKKICSESSAHVASSEDYVQVMCSENFVQVEDKGPCHGSLHKNIKIKSKKHVNYPVVNFYFGSKQLLLASLRPRKKRKHKRARRRSTSDVNPESIANDQQTSTSKTVVTSVISCKSHRPKRSRDTASSEDAIHMYNKKQNLGNSCAAEFAMDKKGSKDATHAGAELGSSFPSSASNPDSGKCGDMDKRGSWNFNLLTRGLRVPRWDDDDIQNTKAAELQYSSSTSIGYVLDEWDEEYDRRRRKKVRKPKRDFSGPNPFQEIENIRSRQRRRLQTDQARSGHQPLRI, from the exons atgggggaggcggcggcggcggacgagcTGCTGCATCGAAGGATAGAGTTCCACGCCGCCACCAGGCACCATCCGCCGTCGGCGGCGGCTGTGGCCATGCCGGGAGGGTTTCGGATGGAGAGGAGTCTCTTCGCGGGCGCTGATAAgcgcgtggcggcggcgcgggatgggCCGGAGGGCAGGGTGTTCGAGAATGGGGAGAGCAGCGGGGGCGAGTTCGAGCTCAGAGCCGCGAGATTCTACCTGCGGAGAATC GGTGCTGGCTTGCACAATCTCGGCAATACATGCTACCTCAACTCGGTTCTGCAATGCTTGACGTATACCGAGCCATTCGTGGCCTACTTGCAGAGCAGCAAGCACAGATCCTCAT GTCGGACTGCTGGATTCTGTGCATTATGTGGTCTCCAAAACCATGTTAGCTCTGCTCTACGGTCAACTGGGAAAATTCTGACACCAGTGCAGTTTGTCAAGAACTTAAGAT ACATTTCTCGTAGTTTTCGTAACTCTAGGCAGGAAGATGCTCATGAGCTAATGGTTAGCTTGCTTGAATCAATGCACAAATGCTGTTTACCATCTGGTATACCAAGTGAGTCTCCAAGCGCTTATGAGAAAAGTCTAGTTCACAGAATATTTGGTGGCCGTTTAATAAGTCAG GTGAGATGTACAAGGTGCTCACATTGTTCAAACAAATTTGATCCTTTCCTGGATCTCAGTCTTGAAATAGGCAATGCTGCCACATTGATGAAAGCACTTTACAATTTTACCGAGGAGGAGCTATTAGATGGTGGGGAAAAGCACTACAGCTGCCAGCAGTGCAAGCAGAAAGTTGCGGCAAAGAAAAGGTTTCTTATTGATAAGGCTCCTTCTGTGTTGATAATTCATCTGAAACGCTTTAGTCCTTTCAACCCTCTTCAAAAGATCGACAAAAAGGTGGATTTTCAAACAACTTTAAACTTGAAGCCATTTGTCAGCAATTCAGAA GGTACAGATTTGAAATATAGCCTTTATGGTGTTTTGGTTCATGCCGGTTGGAATACACAGTCAGGTCACTATTATTGCTTTGTTCGGACATCCAGTGGTCTATGGCACAATCTTGATGAtaaccag GTTCGCCAAGTCCGTGAGGCAGATGTACTAAGGCAGAAAGCATACATGTTATTTTATGTACGTGACGAAGTAAGGAGCTCTGTAATTCATAAAGGTAATGGTGCTGCCAGTTTGTCAGAAAAGGAAATGATATCCAAGAAGATTGCATGTATGAATGGTGCAATTCGAAGTGGTTTAGTGGAAAAAACTTTGTATTTTCCCTCAATGTCCAAAGAAGATATGAAGTTGCAGAAGCATGACCCAGATAATGGTCAGCCCAGTGATATTACTGCCACTTCACAAGACCAGTGTTCAAATGAGCATAGCACCACTGAAGTTATCAATGCTTTAACATCCAAAAACAATGAACCGGAAGAGAAAGCCCCACATGCACTCCCAGATAGTGTTGATACCTTGTCCACCAAAGCAGAGCAAATAACACTAGTTGTTCAGAGGGAGATAATATCTCCAGGACAGCCTGATGTTTGTATTCTTGAGATGAAGTCACAGAAGCTGAACCCAGATAATGGTGAGTCCAACAATATTAGCGCCAGTTCTCAGGAACAGTGTTCAAATGAACACGGAAACACTGAAGTTACTAAAGATTCAACATCCCAAAACAATGAGCCAGTACAGAAAGCCTCATGCTCACATCTTGCCGGTACTGCTACATTCTCCACCAAACCAGAGCAAACTGCACTAGCTAATCAAAGGGAGACAACGTCTACAGCACAGCCTAATGTTTGTATTATCTGCGATGCAAGCTCTGATCAGAAGGTATATGAGAAGCCATTACAGGAATTGCAACTAGAACCTGATGGTGCACTACCTGATTCAGGCAAAGACTTCCCTGCTTCTGCACTGCCTGATGCTTGTAGTCTATGTGATGCAAGCTCTGATCAGAAGGCATatgagaatccattgcaggattTACAAATAGAACCTGATGGTGCACTCATTGATTCAGGCAAATACAACCCTGCTTCTGTGTTTCAATCATGCAATGGTGCTGATGGGTTATTGAGGGCAAACGAGCAGGCTAATGAACCTCGAACTGATGCATTTTGCAAACCAACTCCTAATAGTGATGCAACAATTATTACACCAGTCGTCCTGACTGAG GATACTGCTGTTTCTGATGATACAATAACGGGCAATGACGATTCAACCAATGGTAATGAAGCTAAAGGGACAGAGCCTGTTAAGCAATATGATGGACTAGTTGTGGTGAAGGATCTTTCTGCGGAAACAATTGATGATAAAGTAACAGCAGAGGAGCAG ACTGCTGTGCAGAACAATACACTGGGGGATGGGCAGTCTATGGTTAAGGAAGTCTCTCTTATGGAAACTGGCCATAAAACAGGCCATATGGCAGATGCAGAGTACCAG TATAACTCGCTGGATACTGGAGGTGTCAACTCTGAGAAAAAAATCTGTTCTGAATCCTCTGCGCATGTAGCTAGCTCCGAAGATTATGTGCAGGTGATGTGCTCTGAAAACTTTGTGCAGGTGGAAGATAAGGGTCCATGCCATGGCAGTCTGCATAAAAACATTAAAATCAAGTCAAAGAAGCATGTGAATTATCCAGTtgtcaacttttattttgggtcCAAACAACTGTTGTTGGCGTCACTGAGACCACGCAAGAAAAGGAAACACAAGAGAGCTAGAAGGCGTTCAACATCAGATGTAAACCCTGAAAGTATTGCCAATGATCAGCAGACATCAACATCTAAAACAGTTGTTACTAGTGTCATATCGTGTAAATCCCATAGACCAAAACGCTCTCGTGACACTGCAAGTTCTGAAGATGCTATCCACATGTATAACAAGAAACAAAATCTTGGAAACTCATGTGCTGCTGAATTTGCCATGGATAAGAAGGGCAGCAAGGATGCAACTCATGCTGGTGCTGAGCTAGGAAGCTCATTCCCGAGCTCTGCGTCAAATCCTGATTCAGGAAAATGTGGGGATATGGATAAGAGAGGATCCTGGAATTTTAATCTCCTCACAAGGGGTTTGAGAG TTCCACGATGGGATGATGACGACATACAAAATACCAAGGCAGCAGAGCTGCAATATTCGAGTTCCACCAGCATTGGCTATGTTTTAGATGAATG GGACGAGGAGTATGAccgccggaggaggaagaaggtgaggAAACCAAAGCGAGACTTCAGTGGACCGAACCCTTTCCAAGAGATTGAAAACATCAGATCACGGCAGCGGAGGAGATTGCAAACTGACCAGGCCAGGTCTGGGCACCAGCCTCTAAGGATATGA
- the LOC112899077 gene encoding protein POLAR LOCALIZATION DURING ASYMMETRIC DIVISION AND REDISTRIBUTION-like, producing the protein MAVEGGSTAPALPLPPRLSASSPPTVGTLLTRASAAGAPRARECSSPRSLLSRILHRGRGGGGSGFGCRLRLLPRYCTSGAAAKEHVATAREDVREEPREAAALPNVVRGQPAPRESPRNSLGKKATMAEEHALPASLGLGASLVLLLSKSAAELSRMAELRAQMERLMLDVRADVRSCNGRPSGSDGHTDSASVVKGPFIRAGDEDGALSLSDCSRTAAPASRGTSENAGRRDMDRMEAELEAELSRLQQASDDEERASPRRDRELETKAKSSASSRSRSAICSDSDNDGVNDDGETNSDRDSDGNQGNGNEEEEEESERDAESNGKSPPHGGVSARELERRLHELLQSRHEARIAELESALERARRKLRETEREACRWRDTAKLATRFTDESRLR; encoded by the exons ATGGCAGTGGAGGGTGGGAGCACGGCGCCGGCGTTGCCGCTGCCACCGCGCCTCTCGGCCTCGTCGCCCCCCACCGTCGGGACGCTCCTCACCAGGGCCTCCGCGGCTGGCGCGCCCCGCGCCCGCGAGTGCTCCTCGCCGCGGTCGCTGCTGTCGCGCATCCTCCAcaggggccgcggcggcggcggcagcgggttCGGGTGCCGCCTGCGCCTCCTCCCGCGGTACTGCaccagcggcgcggcggccaaGGAGCACGTCGCCACCGCGAGGGAGGATGTAAGGGAGGAAccgagggaggcggcggccctGCCCAATGTGGTGAGAGGCCAGCCGGCGCCTCGCGAGTCCCCTCGGAATTCTCTTG GGAAGAAGGCCACGATGGCGGAGGAGCATGCGCTGCCAGCGAGCCTGGGGCTGGGCGCGAgcctggtgctgctgctgtccAAGAGCGCCGCGGAGCTGAGCAGGATGGCCGAGCTGCGCGCCCAGATGGAGCGGCTCATGCTGGACGTCAGGGCCGACGTGCGGAGCTGCAACGGCCGCCCCAGCGGGTCCGATGGTCACACCGACAGCGCCAGTGTCGTCAAGGGGCCCTTTATCCGCGCCGGCGACGAGGACGGCGCCTTGTCCCTGTCCGATTGTTCGCGCACGGCCGCCCCGGCGAGCCGCGGGACGAGCGAGAACGCAGGGCGCCGCGACATGGACCGGATGGAAGCTGAGCTTGAGGCGGAGCTGTCGCGCTTGCAGCAAGCATCGGACGATGAGGAACGCGCGAGTCCTCGGCGCGATCGTGAACTCGAG ACGAAGGCCAAGAGCAGTGCCTCTTCGAGGAGCCGGTCGGCGATCTGCTCCGACTCCGACAATGATGGTGTCAACGACGACGGAGAGACGAACAGCGACAGAGACAGCGACGGAAACCAAGGCAACGGCaacgaagaagaggaggaggagtccGAGCGCGACGCTGAGAGTAACGGGAAGAGCCCGCCTCACGGCGGCGTGTCGGCCCGCGAGCTGGAGCGGAGGCTGCACGAGCTCCTGCAGTCGCGGCACGAGGCGCGGATCGCGGAGCTGGAGTCGGCGctggagcgcgcgcggaggaagCTCCGGGAGACGGAGCGCGAGGCGTGCCGGTGGCGCGACACCGCCAAGCTCGCCACCCGCTTCACGGACGAGTCGCGGCTCAGGTAG
- the LOC112899091 gene encoding RNA polymerase II C-terminal domain phosphatase-like 4, with translation MSEMKQGGDGNTAPRCPPHPGFVRGLCFLCGVKEEDAEGGAPELAIEENEMVEQGGSEAAAARCPPHPGFVRGVCSVCGAKEEDAGGSASRLAVGVGYTQRGRQVLPASATTSIPRATNLATLLRTRKLTLILDLDHTLLNSTGINDFSPMEERNGFTSNTMGDPGMGLFRLDTYGVPVLTKLRPFARGFLEQASAMFEMHVYTLAGRDYARAAVQLLDPDGVYFGARIVSSAESSRWDMKSLDVVPGTEVVAVVILDDSDAVWPGHQDNRILMDRYHYFASTCRKFGYNMNSMAELSRDEREHDGSLAVVLEVLKRVHEGFFDSVLDGHFSDVREVIREVRRQVLLGCTVAFSRLNYLQDFAMDSPVWTLAEKLGAVCRVDVDETVTHVVAEDPVTRKAQWARDHNKFLVSPEWIKAASFRWRRQDEQAFPVTRGS, from the coding sequence ATGAGCGAGATGAAGCAAGGAGGAGACGGAAACACCGCCCCGCGCTGCCCCCCGCACCCTGGATTCGTCCGTGGGCTCTGCTTCCTGTGCGGGGTGAAGGAGGAGGACGCGGAAGGAGGTGCTCCCGAACTCGCCATTGAGGAGAACGAGATGGTGGAGCAAGGAGGAagcgaagccgccgccgcgcgctgccCCCCGCACCCTGGATTCGTCCGTGGGGTCTGCTCCGTGTGCGGGGCGAAGGAGGAGGACGCGGGAGGAAGCGCCTCCAGACTCGCTGTTGGCGTTGGGTACACACAGAGGGGGCGACAGGTGCTGCCGGCTTCGGCGACGACGAGCATCCCGCGCGCGACCAACCTGGCGACCCTCCTGCGCACGAGGAAGCTGACCCTCATCCTGGACCTGGATCACACGCTGCTCAACTCGACGGGGATCAACGACTTCTCCCCCATGGAGGAGCGCAACGGATTCACGTCGAACACCATGGGTGACCCCGGCATGGGCCTCTTCCGATTGGACACCTATGGCGTTCCCGTGCTCACCAAGCTGCGGCCGTTCGCGCGAGGCTTCCTGGAGCAGGCGAGCGCCATGTTCGAGATGCACGTGTACACCCTAGCAGGTCGGGATTACGCGAGGGCGGCCGTCCAGCTGCTGGACCCGGACGGCGTCTACTTCGGCGCGAGGATCGTGTCGAGCGCGGAGTCTAGCCGGTGGGACATGAAGAGCCTCGACGTCGTCCCCGGCACCGAGGTCGTCGCGGTGGTGATCCTCGACGATTCGGACGCAGTCTGGCCGGGGCACCAGGACAACCGGATCCTGATGGACAGATACCACTACTTCGCCTCCACCTGCAGGAAGTTCGGCTACAACATGAACTCCATGGCGGAGCTGAGCCGGGACGAGCGGGAACACGACGGCTCGCTGGCCGTGGTGCTCGAAGTCTTGAAGCGCGTCCACGAGGGCTTCTTCGACTCGGTCCTCGACGGCCACTTCTCGGACGTCAGGGAGGTGATCAGGGAGGTGCGGCGCCAGGTGCTGCTCGGGTGCACGGTGGCGTTCAGCCGGTTGAACTATCTGCAGGACTTCGCCATGGACTCCCCCGTGTGGACGCTGGCCGAGAAGCTTGGCGCCGTCTGCAGGGTCGATGTCGACGAGACGGTCACCCATGTCGTCGCGGAGGATCCAGTGACCCGGAAGGCGCAGTGGGCGCGGGACCACAACAAGTTTCTTGTCAGCCCGGAATGGATCAAGGCGGCGAGTTTCCGGTGGCGCCGGCAGGACGAACAAGCCTTCCCGGTGACCCGTGGAAGTTGA
- the LOC112899098 gene encoding protein STRICTOSIDINE SYNTHASE-LIKE 10-like, which translates to MGIRTGAKLPLALLISCLAVLSLLLPCTARHVRETATIDGSRSQHLNLRGSLLRGPESVAFDGTGAGPYSGVSDGRVLKWNGQARGWSTYAYSPGYSAKACTASRIRPAELTESKCGRPLGLRFHYDSGNLYIADAYKGLMRVGPGGGEATVLATKADGVPLRFTNGVDVDQVTGEVFFTDSSMKYPRSQHERVTATGDSTGRLMKYDPKTNRVTVLQSGITYPNGLAISADRTHLVVALTGPCKLMRHWIKGPKAGTSEPLADLPGYPDNVRADGKGGFWVALHREKMEVPFGPDSHLLAVRINSGGQVIQVMRGSKNVRPTEVVERDGGKLYMGSVELPYVVVVSV; encoded by the coding sequence ATGGGGATCAGGACGGGGGCGAAGCTTCCCCTGGCGCTCCTCATCTCGTGCCTCGCCGTCCTGTCGCTGCTCCTGCCATGCACAGCGCGCCACGTTCGCGAAACGGCCACCATCGACGGCAGCCGGAGCCAGCACCTCAACCTGCGCGGATCACTGCTGCGCGGCCCGGAGAGCGTCGCCTTCGACGGCACCGGCGCCGGGCCGTACAGCGGCGTCTCCGACGGCCGCGTGTTGAAGTGGAACGGGCAGGCGCGCGGCTGGTCGACCTACGCGTACAGCCCGGGTTACAGCGCCAAGGCCTGCACCGCGTCCAGGATTCGGCCGGCGGAACTCACCGAGAGCAAGTGCGGCCGTCCGTTGGGCCTGCGGTTCCACTACGACTCCGGCAACCTTTACATCGCTGACGCATACAAGGGGCTGATGCGTGTTggcccgggcggcggcgaggcaacGGTGCTGGCCACGAAGGCCGACGGCGTGCCGCTCCGCTTCACCAACGGCGTCGACGTCGATCAAGTCACCGGAGAAGTATTCTTTACGGACAGCAGCATGAAGTACCCGCGATCGCAGCACGAGAGGGTCACTGCCACCGGTGACTCGACGGGCCGCCTCATGAAGTACGATCCGAAAACGAACCGTGTCACCGTTTTGCAATCCGGTATCACCTATCCTAATGGCCTCGCCATTAGCGCCGATCGGACACACCTTGTCGTCGCACTTACTGGACCATGCAAGTTGATGAGGCATTGGATCAAGGGTCCCAAGGCAGGCACCTCAGAGCCGTTAGCCGATCTACCGGGGTATCCTGATAATGTGAGGGCCGATGGCAAAGGCGGGTTTTGGGTGGCACTACATCGCGAGAAGATGGAAGTGCCGTTTGGACCGGACAGTCACTTGCTTGCTGTGAGGATCAATAGCGGCGGACAGGTGATCCAGGTGATGAGAGGATCCAAGAATGTGAGGCCAACGGAGGTGGTGGAAAGAGATGGTGGCAAACTTTACATGGGTTCCGTGGAATTACCGTATGTCGTCGTAGTTAGTGTGTAG